From the Euwallacea fornicatus isolate EFF26 chromosome 10, ASM4011564v1, whole genome shotgun sequence genome, the window TGAAATCTTCTGTCTAACACACATTCCTCCAATTGGAATTGAATAAACTTGACCTCCTAAAGCATTAATCACaattactattttaaaaaacaaattgtcaagatTAAGCACCATTCTTCTTATCCCATCCAGCAACTAAGATTCCAGCTGTAAGAGAATCTCTGTAGTTGTAGCATAACTCTTTAAACACATTAGCTCCAAGTTCAACTAGAGGCTCCTCTCCAAGTTCCATGCTAAACAAGTAGTCAAGCAACTcactaacaaaataaaatattgtattcCTACCTATGAAATCCTATATGATAGGCAACAATATCAGCAATAGCTTGGGTATCAGCAGCAGAACCTGAGCGGCAACAGTAAATCTTGTCAGTAATTTTGGTAAGCTTATCAGTGACACGGTTTGCAATGTATGCTCTATCAAGAAACAGTTCTTTATAAGTATTGAAGCAAACAAACTAATATTACAAGTTAAATTTACCCTGTGGTTGTTCTCGAATCTGCTCCTATAACTACCCCTCCATCAAACTCGGCTGCCATAATTGATGTctacaatttaaaatcaacattttttttcctcaatgCAGTACTTTATgatataatttaaaagaatatGAATAGTAAATGTTAATAACCAAAAAGTCGGTTCTTACCCCAGTGCTATGAGGAGCACTCATCCAATCGTTGGTTGCGTCTTGTATCATCATCTTTTTATAATTGAAGGTAATAATTCAGAAGAAGATCAATTAGTTGATCTTCTAATTCaaagaagtttcaaattaaatgtaaatacgAAAAGCGTTTGTGGCTCTTGAATTAAGAGGACGAAGATGAGAAACAAAAATTCGGAATCACCACTGTcagcaaaattttgtttggttAAGGTTATTGTCAATGTCATTTTAGTAATTATTGACATGTTACATGTAAACTCAGtcattaaaatacaaaaatgattgaaatagttttttcttCCTTATGTACAGAATGTAAACTAGAAATATTTCTTCACTCACTAccactcaaaatttttaatgaaataagttGAACAACACTGAGATGTAGACAAAACCTAACTGagatcaatttgtttaagttcACCAACAAACTGCAATTTATCGTTGATGTTGGTGTTCAATTCACAATCAAACCAAATCATAATGGATTGATGAGTATGGCAGTGCTTAGAACTTTCATAGTGCTGAAAACGCGTTCCTTTGATAGCAGCTATTTTCATTCTTATTCGACCACATGGTTGGTTCGTGTATAACTTCATCTTAATATCCGTCTCTAGTTTAACCTCATTCTGCTTTAAACAGGGAAAcgtatttggaaatatttcctttCGAAACGCTTTTATTAGGTAGTGATTaccataataaaattttaacagttttaGTTAGTTAGCAGCACAGAAACATGGGAGAAGATCCGGATGTTTTAAAGAAGAAATCCCATAGAGACCGCCATTCCGGTAAGTTTGAAACTCGGTTCTAATTTTCGTTATTCTAGGCCATTCAAACCTCTacagtgtttttcttttctcttagGAAGGAAAGCGGAAAagaaaaaagccaaaaaaaacAGCCAAAACCCAGTGGAAGAGCTCACAGACAAGCAAAGAAACCCCAAAGCATTTGCCTTCAACTCTGCCATTAGAGCTGAAAGAAGGTTTAGAAGGAAACAAGATATTGATACTAAGAAGCAACACATTCCTTTAGTGGATAGATCTGCAGTTGAACCTCCTCCAATTTTAATTGCTGTAGTGGGGCCACCAAAAGTGGGAAAAACAACCCTTATTAACAACTTAATTAAACTATTCACAAAGTCTCCattaagtgatattaaaggtCCAGTAACTGTTGTCACTGGCAAAAAACGAAGAATTACTATAGTGGAGTGCAACAATGATATAAATTCCATGATAGACCTGGCAAAAGTATGTGATTTAGCTTTATTATTATGTGATGCCAGTTTTGGTTTTGAGATGgaagtttttgagttcttGAATATTTGTCAAGTGCATGGAATGCCCAGAATTATGGGAATTCTCACTCATTTAGACATGATTAAAAGCAGTAAAATCTTGAAGAACACCAAAAAGACTTTGAAGCATAGATTTTGGACTGAAGTGTATCCTGGGGCCAAGCTCTTTTACTTGTCAGGAATTATACATGGGGAGTATCTGAAGAACGAAGTTAAGAATCTAGGGAGGTTCATATCAGTCATGAAATTCAGGCCTTTATTGTGGAGGCAGAATCACAGTTATATTCTTGGTGATCGGTATGAAGATTTGACAAATCAGGAGTTGATCAGGCAAAATCCCAAGTGTGACAGAACAATTTCTTTGTATGGTTATGTTAGGggagtttcattaaaacagGAGAATGCCATTCATATTGCAGGTAAATGATTCCAtgtgttttgaaaattctccataaatattaatattcctTTTCTTGTATTAGGCTTTGGTGATGTaagaattaatgaaatatccTATTTGCCAGACCCCTGCCCATTACcagaacaaataaaaaagcgTGCCTTGATAGAAAAAGAAAGGCTTATTTATGCCCCATTTTCCGGTGTGGGTGGTATAGTATATGATAAGGATGCTGTTTATATAGAATTGAAAAACACTCATAGTCAGGTTAAAAGAAATGAAGGAGATGAAGCCTCTAATATAGtagcaaatttatttgaaactaaAGCAACTAcagatattaaaattcagcAGCCTAACTTGCAGATCTTTACTGGTGGGCATAAAATTACTGCtatggattttgaaaatactgtCCATGAAACTAGCAAAGTTAAGCTTTTTGAACCAGACATTAAAGTAAAAAGTGTGAACTCAGAAGATGTCAATCTTGAGGAGGAATTGAGGAAATTAAGGAGTAAAACTTATAAGGAGGAAAAGATTGCAGATTCTTCAGGTAGAGTAAGGaggaaagttaaatttaacaacaacTCAGAACAAGATGAAGAATCTGATGAGGCTTCTAATCTAGAAGAAGATGAGTCGGATTTAAGCAAATCTGGAAAAATTGAAGTCAAATCAACTCCACAAGCTAAAGCAGAGGAAGATGTTCATCTTAAAATCAAGCAAGTTCTTAATAAGCTAGAAAACAAGCAGCTCAATTATTATGAGGCGAGTTCAGATAGCGATTCTGACCAATGTAGTCCATCAGAAAAACTTGCTAAAAGCTTAGAAACAGGCAATAGTTCTGATGAGGAACTTGATAAAGACCAGGGCTTTGCAGATAAAGAGATTGATGATTTTGACAGTGCTGGAGAAAGTGAAATAGAAGCTAATGTTTCTGGTGAGGAAGATGCTGAAGATACAGCCTTAAAGTGGAAAGATAATTTGGTTAAGAAGGCTCATGATTCTTTTTTGAACAGAATACATGGAtcacaaaatttaatgaaacttgTTTATGGTAAGTAAAGTTTTATgagttaatgagctcaaaaGCTTAAAATAAGTTATTTGGAGAGAGGACACTgatagatattttaaatttataatgtttAGGTGTTTTCGATTCGCGCTATGAAAGGCAAAAACTCGATTcagaaaatcaagaaaattcaGAGAGTGATAGCGCAGACATCGGTGGTATATTTAAGAAAGTTTCCAAGGAACAACAAGAACTAAAAGCAGAAAAAGATAACATGAATTCAAAGGACTCACCATTAATGTTCCCTTGGAACACTGAAACCAAAGACTGGACAGATGAAgaagtaattattaaaaaaatatgattatttaggccaaaaaaaaattattttagaacaaAGCTTTAATAGCAAACTGCTTTGTAACGGGGAAATGGAAAGATTCGGAAGACGCCACCGAATTGCTAAACCTAGACGATGCGGAAGACTTAAGCGATGTGGATGGCGATTTCGAGGACTTGGAAACTGGAGTTAAACATGTAGCTCCTAAGAAGAAGATTGAAGCTGGCCAGAAACGCAAGAGAGAAGAGTCAGAAAAGGACGAAAAGGCTGATAGAGCTGCCTTggcagaaaagaaaaagaaactaaaagaaaaattcgattCTGAATATGATAATGGCGATAAAAGTACTTACTATGATGAATTGAAAATGACAGCTGAAAAACAAGCACAATTAAATAAGACTGTTTTTGATAATATGCCTGATGATGTGAGAGTGCAAGTCGAAGGTTTTAGGTGAGCTTtgtttcattgatttttttgtagtagcaaaaaatttaattattcaggCCCGGCATGTACGTGAGATTGGAACTAAAAAATGTCCCTTcggaatttatttcaaatttcgatcCTACTTACCCCTTAATCATCGGCTCTCTGAACATGGGCGAAGAAAATATTGGATACATTAACGTTAAAGTTAAGAAACACAGGTGGTACAACCGGATTTTAAAAACTAGTGATCCCCTTATTATTTCTATGGGATGGAGGAGGTTTCAGGTAAATTCCCGCAGAGTGGTAAAGAAGGGATGAAACACAtcttttcattgtttttcagACAATACCGCTTTATTCAAAACTCGAAGATGATTTAAAGTATCGCTATTTGAAATACACCCCGGAGCATTTGTCATGTAATGCCCACTTTTGGGGGCCGATTACCCCGCAAGGGACAGGGTTTTTAGCTTTGCAAAGTGTAGATTCAAATCCCGAGGTAAGTTTCTTTTAACTTCTTAGAATTGGCCAAAGTTATTCCATCCTTTTAAATCCTGATGAAGTTGTAAGaccttaaatttgttttcctcATTTTATAAACACAAGTTATTAATATCCGCTAGATTATCAAAGTTGTTCATTACGGCGAATTCGAACTCTACCATTGCGCtatataattgatttttttttgaaattctcctTAAACATATGTGTTTTGTGGTATATATAGGTCGTTTTCACTTATCATACAGTGTGTAGTTACCCGATACACTTCATTACACCACTCTTAAccactttttttcttcttcagatactaaagaaacaaggCTTTAGAATAGCAGCCACAGGCTCTGTCCAGGAACTTGATAAATCCACACAAATAATGAAGAAACTCAAACTTATCGGCTATCCCttgaaaatctacaaaaaaactGCCTTTATTAAGGGAATGTTTAATTCCTCCCTCGAGGTAGCCAAATTCGAAGGGGCCCGCATTAAAACAGTCTCGGGCGTTCGGGGACAAATCAAAAAAGCTGTAAGCAAGCCGGAAGGCTGTTTTAGAGCCACTTTCGAGGATAAAATCTTATTGAGCGGTTTGTTGATACCTGATTTTATCGATGGAGAGATATTTTGAAACCGATGGAAATTTCAGATATTGTATTCTGCCGCACGTGGTATAAAGTGGACGTACCTGAATATTATAACCCTGTAACCACCCTTTTGTTGCCGTCAGTGCAAAAGAATCAGTGGCGGGGAGTGCGAACTACAGGCGAAATTAAACGGGAAAGGAGCATTAAAAACGAAGCAAACAAGGATAGTTTATATACAGTGAGTTTTCTTGTGTGCAATTCCCCAGCACTTTCCttttaaatcttcttttaTTCCAGCCAATCGTTAGAGAAGAAAAGCCTTTCAAACCCTTGATAGTGCCTGCTAAACTCCAAAAGGCTCTTCCCTACAGAGATAAGCCCAAACACAACGTTAAAATGTGTGATCAAAAGAAATCTATCGATAGGGTGGCGGTTATTCGTGAGCCACAAGAACAAAAGGTTAAAACTTCTCAGAAGTTTTGTAAccaacatttaattaattcatttttttgcagatCGCGAATATGATGAAGATGATAAAAGCTTCGTATCAGCATAAACAAGCTAAACTCAAGGAGGAAACTCAACAACGATTAGAGAAACACAGACAGGAAATTTTGGCTCAGGaagccaagaaaaataaaaagattaaggaaaagaaaaagaacatttttaggaACAAAAGTAAGGCGCAAAAGAGTCAGGAGATGAAGGATACAGAATAAggagatatttaattatattattatattttcactgtaaatatatgtatatttgcctctttttgtaattgaagatttacattatttgtttagtaaaaataatcaatcaatcaatcgATGCTTTTCCTCGCATTCACCACGACGACCAGAATTTGTCccaaattattgttttgttgaaTGCAGACTCTAATTGACAGTCTTAATTAATGTCTGCCAAGTGTCATTCTATAATCTTACGTGTCTTTAAGGttatgtataatttattttgtttggataAATATCCTATATATTTTCACGATTGATTTGTATAgttaagataaaaaattatattatttttatatgcgAGAACCCTCACAATCTAAGTTTTTTAAAGCCTTGAACCATGGGCACGGCCGTGAGTAGAAATCTAGACTTATCTACCAATGAATATTGCCAGAGGTTTGTGGGTAAAGAAGTGCTATCACAGAATGACCCTTTTTGGAATCGGTTTTTGGCATTTAACATAGTCCCACCTATTACAAAGTAAGTTTATTTGTCTGTGTTCACTTAAACAAAGGCCTTTTAACGCCctgttttatttagaaatgaTCAGATCCTATTAGAAGCAAAAATTGAGCCACTTTGCCAAGAGCtgcttaaaaacaatttaagttCGGGGAATTTGTCTactttgatgaaaatattcaacactAGATCATCTGAGTTGTTGGGTGCAACAGATCTTGATGCGTAAGCCAATATACTAATtcagaaaacttaattatttcatttgtcaaatatatatttattaaaggaatttattCAATTGGCAACTCTTCAACACCATCTTCACTATTAGAGctattcttaaatttttaactgaaacagTAACAGAAGAACAACTGCTGGAGCATATTGAAGCAAATGGCAATGGCACAACCTTGGAGTCCTTCATTGGGTCCTTGTTTACCATCATTGTTGATGTCCCAGTACAGGACTCCACTTTTGGGATTCATTTAGAGGCAGTCACTTGCCTCCTGGTACTATTATCAGTTCAATTCCACTCAGGACTAAGGGCAGACAATAGTTCAGTATACAGCATCACAATGAAAGGCAGGCATATTATTAGTGCCCCATTATTTGTTAAGTGTTTGTTGAATAACTTCATTAATCAACAACCTTTCCCTGCCACTTATGGTACTGGGCAGGGACATAGCCTTGTAATTGGTTGGTATTAGGAAAAGGTTTTCTTAAGGGGGTTCTGGAATTAATAGTGTTTCAGGGTTGGCTTCAGAACTGTGGTCTTATCTgacgttttcaaagaaaaacgaaGAGTCAGATGTAGGTGAACAAAGTGAATTTCAAAGGGCACCTTTGGCCACACAAAGTATATTGTTGCTTCTGGTGTTAGTTCATAATTGGGCCACCCTGAATAATCCTTTCAGACTGAGTTTGTTTTCATGTCTAAATCAAggtaaattatatatatatgtgtgtatAATTTATAAACTTCTTTATAAGCACAATTTCTAGATAACAATCCCATGCCACCGACGAACGAAAATGCCATATTCAAAGTAGACTTTAACTCCTTGAATATAACTTTGTGTAAAAAAGCTACAGCAGACGCACCAACGTTGCTGCTTTACCTCCTTCTGCATCGAAATCCGACGTACAAAATGTTCCTCTTAAGCCGGCTAGACCTTGAAGAATTGGTAAGCTTATTGATGAGAGATTTTAATGGGAAAAGAGCTGCGACAAtgtttttatctttttacCACTAGTTacacaatatattatttttattaatcccCTGCAGGTTATCCCTATATTACGAACCCTTTACAACGCTCCAAACAGCCACAGTCACCATATCTATATGTCTATAATAATCTTGCTGATTTTAAGTGAAGATGATGTCTTTAATAAGAGTGTTCATCAGACCGTAAGTTTAGTCGTTCTCCTTAATTTCAGGCATGTTGCTTCAATTAtttgtagaaattaaaaaatattgcctGGTACACTGAGCGCCAGCTAACTGAGATATCCTTAGGAGGGCTTTTAATATTAGTAATAATCCGGACCATACAATATAACATGCTGAAAATGCGGGATAAGTTCTTGCACACTAATTGCTTGGCAGCTTTAGCTAACATGTCGTCGCAATTCCGCGATTTACATCCCTACGTAAGCCAAAGATTAGTGTCCTTATTTGAGAC encodes:
- the LOC136341630 gene encoding dymeclin, with product MGTAVSRNLDLSTNEYCQRFVGKEVLSQNDPFWNRFLAFNIVPPITKNDQILLEAKIEPLCQELLKNNLSSGNLSTLMKIFNTRSSELLGATDLDANLFNWQLFNTIFTIRAILKFLTETVTEEQLLEHIEANGNGTTLESFIGSLFTIIVDVPVQDSTFGIHLEAVTCLLVLLSVQFHSGLRADNSSVYSITMKGRHIISAPLFVKCLLNNFINQQPFPATYGTGQGHSLVIGLASELWSYLTFSKKNEESDVGEQSEFQRAPLATQSILLLLVLVHNWATLNNPFRLSLFSCLNQDNNPMPPTNENAIFKVDFNSLNITLCKKATADAPTLLLYLLLHRNPTYKMFLLSRLDLEELVIPILRTLYNAPNSHSHHIYMSIIILLILSEDDVFNKSVHQTKLKNIAWYTERQLTEISLGGLLILVIIRTIQYNMLKMRDKFLHTNCLAALANMSSQFRDLHPYVSQRLVSLFETIAKKYQKLQKVLKNNKTVKELETISVSISEDEAELEQDLNVLEEVLRMVLEILNSTLTSQLTNNPNLIYTLLYNRHIFEAFKDNIVFQDIIYNIEIVIKHFSDMLNSRTQHHEVDATQVLLVIQQGGKHWPKDKLTKFPDLKFKYVEEEQPEEFFIPYVWDLVSHQSMLNWSSSSSLSVAVC
- the Prosbeta1 gene encoding proteasome subunit beta type-6 produces the protein MMIQDATNDWMSAPHSTGTSIMAAEFDGGVVIGADSRTTTGAYIANRVTDKLTKITDKIYCCRSGSAADTQAIADIVAYHIGFHSMELGEEPLVELGANVFKELCYNYRDSLTAGILVAGWDKKNGGQVYSIPIGGMCVRQKISIGGSGSSYVYGYVDANYKVNMNQEDCAKFVTNTLALAMSRDGSSGGVIRLGIITEKGIERRIILGTELPKFYQE
- the LOC136341629 gene encoding ribosome biogenesis protein BMS1 homolog, with protein sequence MGEDPDVLKKKSHRDRHSGRKAEKKKAKKNSQNPVEELTDKQRNPKAFAFNSAIRAERRFRRKQDIDTKKQHIPLVDRSAVEPPPILIAVVGPPKVGKTTLINNLIKLFTKSPLSDIKGPVTVVTGKKRRITIVECNNDINSMIDLAKVCDLALLLCDASFGFEMEVFEFLNICQVHGMPRIMGILTHLDMIKSSKILKNTKKTLKHRFWTEVYPGAKLFYLSGIIHGEYLKNEVKNLGRFISVMKFRPLLWRQNHSYILGDRYEDLTNQELIRQNPKCDRTISLYGYVRGVSLKQENAIHIAGFGDVRINEISYLPDPCPLPEQIKKRALIEKERLIYAPFSGVGGIVYDKDAVYIELKNTHSQVKRNEGDEASNIVANLFETKATTDIKIQQPNLQIFTGGHKITAMDFENTVHETSKVKLFEPDIKVKSVNSEDVNLEEELRKLRSKTYKEEKIADSSGRVRRKVKFNNNSEQDEESDEASNLEEDESDLSKSGKIEVKSTPQAKAEEDVHLKIKQVLNKLENKQLNYYEASSDSDSDQCSPSEKLAKSLETGNSSDEELDKDQGFADKEIDDFDSAGESEIEANVSGEEDAEDTALKWKDNLVKKAHDSFLNRIHGSQNLMKLVYGVFDSRYERQKLDSENQENSESDSADIGGIFKKVSKEQQELKAEKDNMNSKDSPLMFPWNTETKDWTDEENKALIANCFVTGKWKDSEDATELLNLDDAEDLSDVDGDFEDLETGVKHVAPKKKIEAGQKRKREESEKDEKADRAALAEKKKKLKEKFDSEYDNGDKSTYYDELKMTAEKQAQLNKTVFDNMPDDVRVQVEGFRPGMYVRLELKNVPSEFISNFDPTYPLIIGSLNMGEENIGYINVKVKKHRWYNRILKTSDPLIISMGWRRFQTIPLYSKLEDDLKYRYLKYTPEHLSCNAHFWGPITPQGTGFLALQSVDSNPEILKKQGFRIAATGSVQELDKSTQIMKKLKLIGYPLKIYKKTAFIKGMFNSSLEVAKFEGARIKTVSGVRGQIKKAVSKPEGCFRATFEDKILLSDIVFCRTWYKVDVPEYYNPVTTLLLPSVQKNQWRGVRTTGEIKRERSIKNEANKDSLYTPIVREEKPFKPLIVPAKLQKALPYRDKPKHNVKMCDQKKSIDRVAVIREPQEQKIANMMKMIKASYQHKQAKLKEETQQRLEKHRQEILAQEAKKNKKIKEKKKNIFRNKSKAQKSQEMKDTE